Proteins encoded in a region of the Anopheles ziemanni chromosome 2, idAnoZiCoDA_A2_x.2, whole genome shotgun sequence genome:
- the LOC131288132 gene encoding inhibitor of growth protein 4 isoform X1, translating to MTSALYLEHYLDGLEHLPNELKRNFTLMRDLDSRAQVLMKSIDEKANEFMKSLVNSKENFSDEVKKEKLQAIQDLFNKAKEYGDDKVQLAIQTYELVDKHIRRLDSDLARFEGEIQDKTLNAREKSEENVTKKGRKKVKDGKNAAKKKRTHSSEDEARPAGNGGPSTSGTNSGATNSNGKGKNTKKQKVNQEKEGRKGQNKKNAENDDNAQDGGHSTPHPSDVLDMPVDPNEPTYCLCHQVSYGEMIGCDNPDCPIEWFHFACVGLTIKPKGKWFCPKCSQDRKKK from the exons ATGACGTCAGCTTTGTACTTGGAGCATTATCTAGATG GTTTGGAGCATCTACCGAACGAGCTGAAGCGTAACTTCACGCTGATGCGTGATCTGGATTCGCGTGCCCAGGTGCTGATGAAATCCATCGACGAGAAGGCGAACGAGTTTATGAAGTCGCTGGTCAACTCGAAGGAGAACTTTTCGGACGaggtgaagaaggaaaaactgcaAGCCATTCAGGATTTGTTCAACAAAGCGAAAGAGTACGGTGACGACAAGGTGCAGTTGGCGATACAGACGTACGAGCTGGTGGACAAGCACATTCGCCGGTTAGACTCCGATTTAGCACGATTTGAGGGTGAAATTCAAGACAAAACACTCAACGCCAGAGAAAAGTCCGAAGAGAACGTCACCAAGA AGGGTCGCAAAAAGGTTAAGGATGGTAAAAATGCGGCCAAAAAGAAACGTACACATTCGTCGGAAGATGAAGCCAGACCCGCTGGAAACGGAGGACCGTCAACGAGTGGAACAAACAGTGGCGCTACGAATTCGAATGGCAAGGGCAAAAACACGAAGAAGCAGAAGGTAAATCAAGAAAAAGAAGGTCGCAAAGGGCAAAATAAG AAGAATGCCGAAAACGACGACAATGCCCAAGACGGTGGTCATTCTACTCCACATCCCAGCGACGTGCTCGACATGCCAGTGGATCCAAACGAGCCCACGTACTGCTTGTGTCACCAGGTGTCCTACGGCGAAATGATTGGCTGCGATAATCCGGAT TGTCCAATCGAGTGGTTCCATTTTGCGTGCGTTGGTCTGACGATAAAACCGAAAGGCAAATGGTTCTGCCCGAAATGTTCACAGGATCGCAAGAAAAAATAA
- the LOC131280952 gene encoding uncharacterized protein LOC131280952 — MVICQYFLNNNCRFGSKCHNEHIDICGIVKNEVEVTLKGNQWPLSCFGPFKERTCIPNFIEDQSFEEIRMIYLEAKAQNNIPAHQMQLAQMINDAKTKLQLLTTMNGEVLGALVELYNQQESSAKQTGVPSNPFASIGPNNTSGTNSSATSSIFGGATSGTAFGSSFGTNPSGSTTGGIFGQAAQSGGNIFGSTASSTAGNIFAKAGASQTQGNIFGMAQPSQPTNSIFGGPAVLGGGLFGSVQQPATATPLFGSVTAQPNPSVGGSIFAKPAQPTNAFGQPVNASGAFGGGNIFGNSAAAATPATGFGAVAAQPQQGAGLFNSVSFGPTQTASSFGQFGASMQPNAPANPSSQNLFLPTPAASLPAFGVSDGKSAFGTVTSDPLSASRQIISERMYSKMEELTPDQLAAFNTDQFQLGRIPTVPPPEELCR; from the exons ATGGTTATTTGCCAGTATTTTCTTAACAATAATTGCCGATTTGGCTCAAAATGTCACAACGAACACATAGACATATG CGGAATAGTAAAGAACGAGGTGGAAGTGACACTCAAAGGAAACCAGTGGCCCTTATCGTGCTTTGGCCCGTTCAAAGAACGTACTTGTATTCCAAACTTTATCGAAGATCAAAGCTTTGAAGAGATACGCATGATATACCTGGAGGCCAAAGCGCAGAACAATATCCCAGCCCATCAGATGCAACTGGCGCAGATGATAAACGATGCCAAAACGAAGCTCCAATTGTTGACGACAATGAACGGGGAGGTCCTTGGCGCACTGGTGGAACTGTACAATCAACAGGAAAGTAGCGCTAAACAGACCGGCGTACCCTCGAATCCCTTTGCCTCGATAGGACCCAACAATACCAGTGGCACCAATAGCAGTGCAACTTCGAGTATTTTCGGAGGAGCAACCAGTGGTACTGCGTTCGGTTCTAGTTTCGGAACAAATCCATCTGGCAGTACGACTGGCGGGATATTTGGCCAAGCTGCCCAATCTGGCGGTAACATTTTTGGTTCGACAGCATCTTCCACTGCCGGAAACATATTTGCCAAAGCTGGAGCTTCCCAGACTCAGGgcaatatttttggaatggccCAGCCGTCGCAACCGACCAACAGTATCTTCGGCGGTCCTGCAGTACTTGGTGGTGGACTATTCGGTAGTGTGCAGCAACCCGCAACCGCTACGCCCTTGTTTGGCTCAGTGACCGCACAACCGAATCCTTCGGTGGGAGGTAGTATCTTCGCAAAACCAGCTCAACCAACCAACGCCTTCGGGCAGCCGGTAAACGCAAGCGGAGCTTTCGGTggcggaaacatttttgggAACAGCGCAGCAGCGGCCACTCCAGCAACCGGCTTCGGGGCTGTCGCAGCACAACCCCAGCAAGGCGCAGGGTTGTTCAACTCCGTTTCCTTTGGCCCCACCCAAACTGCTTCCTCTTTCGGACAGtttggtgcttcgatgcaGCCGAACGCTCCGGCCAACCCTTCATCACAAAATTTGTTTCTCCCCACTCCCGCTGCTAGTTTACCTGCGTTTGGAGTATCGGATGGAAAAAGCGCCTTCGGTACTGTAACATCCGACCCGCTGTCCGCCAGCCGACAAATTATATCAGAAAGGATGTACAGCAAAATGGAAGAACTAACGCCTGATCAGTTAGCTGCCTTCAATACAGATCAATTCCAGCTGGGACGAATTCCAACGGTTCCGCCGCCAGAAGAATTGTGTCGTTAA
- the LOC131288375 gene encoding serine/threonine-protein kinase RIO3 codes for MSSPWAPVKPVETVDLQEIMSEEYARELQTKENSLVGIDTGPRIQKPVQAVSKPSPSKSTPPPSAVADSFEEPVAGCSRAIDPGKHPDTIPADILRAIEEADQQELDSDAVIAQMLQAQFDAEYDAQIKREENHRNKDSKVKVSYKNYRVIPEELLYEEPEDVPIEPKSDWDRFETNEKEQKLLPRTGFRLNEEGEMVTKHNLDISGRSNACKVMSFPPEFSTGDAAGFDMKLSNKVYNQLKSHSKKSVKKQHKAQDRKEHIATAEMGLDEPTRLILYKWINNQLLESIDGVISTGKEAIILHAETDPSNPNIEEGEPAPPREVAIKVFSTTLNEFKQRDRYIKDDFRFAGRFSKQNARTVINMWAEKELRNLNRIKRVGIACPEIVALKKNVLVMSFIGDNMIPAPKLKEAVLSEAQLIVAYEEIVQIMHKLYKEARLVHADLSEYNILWHDERCWIIDVAQSVEPGHPGALEFLMRDCNNISSFFTKRGVHGVKSKEDLFFEITGLDPLSHNATILERIHMKGEPAHIVSGIDDATPDQFKPMEYPFEYAWQKVELSKGKRKSQAGGSQPGTSSSHDQQRPCRTKSESSGSCASDVEVALKEEAVAVA; via the exons ATGTCTTCCCCTTGGGCACCAGTAAAACCAGTCGAGACAGTGGATCTGCAAGAGATCATGTCCGAGGAGTACGCACGTGAGTTACAGACGAAAGAAAATTCCCTAGTAGGAATTGATACTGGCCCGCGCATACAGAAGCCGGTACAAGCAGTTTCGAAGCCGTCTCCATCGAAGAGCACACCACCGCCATCGGCGGTGGCTGATTCGTTTGAGGAACCGGTGGCCGGTTGTTCCCGTGCGATCGATCCCGGGAAACATCCGGATACGATTCCCGCCGACATTCTGCGAGCGATCGAGGAAGCGGACCAGCAAGAACTCGACTCCGATGCGGTCATAGCGCAAATGCTACAGGCACAGTTCGATGCCGAGTACGATGCGCAGATCAAACGTGAAGAGAACCACCGAAACAAGGATTCCAAGGTGAAGGTGTCGTATAAGAACTACCGTGTGATCCCGGAGGAGCTGCTCTACGAGGAACCGGAGGACGTACCGATCGAACCAAAGTCGGACTGGGATCGGTTCGAGACGAACGAAAAAGAGCAGAAGCTTCTCCCGCGTACCGGGTTCCGGCTGAACGAGGAAGGTGAGATGGTGACGAAGCACAATCTCGACATCAGCGGTAGGAGTAACGCCTGCAAGGTAATGTCCTTTCCGCCGGAATTTTCAACCGGCGATGCGGCCGGTTTCGATATGAAGCTTTCGAACAAGGTCTACAACCAGCTAAAGTCCCACTCAAAGAAGTCGGTTAAAAAGCAGCATAAGGCGCAGGATCGGAAGGAACACATTGCCACCGCCGAGATGGGTCTGGACGAACCGACTCGGTTGATTCTGTACAAGTGGATCAACAACCAGCTGCTCGAGTCGATCGATGGTGTGATCTCGACTGGCAAGGAAGCGATCATACTACACGCCGAAACGGACCCGTCCAACCCGAACATCGAGGAGGGCGAGCCTGCTCCACCGCGAGAGGTTGCCATCAAGGTGTTCAGTACGACGCTGAACGAGTTCAAGCAGCGAGATCGATACATTAAGGACGATTTTCGGTTCGCGGGGCGCTTTTCGAAGCAAAATGCTCGAACGGTCATTAACATGTGGGCCGAGAAGGAGCTACGCAACCTGAACCGCATCAAGCGCGTCGGCATAGCCTGTCCGGAGATTGTAGCACTGAAGAAGAACGTGCTGGTTATGTCGTTTATCGGCGACAACATGATCCCCGCCCCAAAGCTCAAGGAGGCTGTGTTATCGGAAGCACAACTCATTGTGGCCTACGAAGAGATCGTTCAAATCATGCACAAGCTGTACAAGGAGGCCCGGCTCGTGCATGCCGATCTGTCCGAGTACAACATCCTTTGGCACGATGAGCGCTGTTGGATTATCGATGTGGCGCAATCGGTAGAGCCAGGTCATCCTGGTGCCCTTGAGTTCCTCATGCGAGATTGCAATAACATAAGCAGC TTTTTCACCAAACGTGGCGTGCACGGTGTGAAAAGCAAGGAAGATCTATTCTTCGAGATCACCGGACTTGACCCGCTGTCCCATAACGCCACCATCCTCGAGCGGATTCACATGAAGGGTGAACCGGCGCACATCGTGTCTGGTATCGATGACGCAACGCCGGATCAATTTAAGCCGATGGAGTATCCGTTCGAGTACGCCTGGCAAAAGGTGGAGTTGAGTAAAGGGAAGCGAAAATCGCAGGCTGGTGGGTCGCAGCCGGGAACCTCCTCTTCGCACGACCAGCAGCGTCCCTGCCGGACCAAGTCCGAATCGAGTGGTAGTTGCGCGTCGGATGTGGAGGTTGCGCTGAAGGAGGAAGCCGTTGCCGTTGCTTAA
- the LOC131281839 gene encoding zinc finger protein 227 — protein MGFSDSRSKMSDLNLLPKKHTNFSIERILLKPADGGSPSAASHAHHPSPSDLLEQKVDLTVKTSIKIVQAPATSQQSGNNNVTGVARYRTSACPATVTKNVPRALPRATETGTTPPMVTTPPPASPLLVGRPLNRVLDNPWCSRGPLMFDPKLTITGGPVGGPSCSTSGLRHSTANVSAGGPEDGLGLTTSSPGTSPISATSAASLVRAEVERKVVLSAYANNSVIERNRLSINYPYPVGLFNAYASAVAAATVSSVHYTQHNQQRLLAQTPSPAALLSSPAIASLQVQQQQHHHQQHHSARSAGLSAAALLAGTGPGPLATASAALFSSFYQLQPKSDENQNSIFEAHGGGTSADEASDGGTTEATSDGGKDSKADELMLHTHPLHHHHHHHHLHHHHEPGVAGGSGPGGGPLCSLMFPDCSYQCAICDKIFGNQDTLMTHEKSHKTPRFECEECGKGFSQLRNYKYHVSVHRGTKEFAAKCPECGKMFNDKGYLSSHLKIHRNKKEYSCPHCPKSFNQRVAFNMHVRIHTGVKPHKCNECGKRFSRKMLLKQHLRTHSGEKPYQCSVCGKSFADRSNMTLHHRLHSGIKPFACPICPKAFTKKHHLKTHLNYHTGYKPYKCPHPNCGQSFTQSSNMRTHAKKCQFKPPDSEFV, from the exons ATGGGATTTAGTGATAGCCGCAGCAAGATGAGTGACCTAAACCTGCTGCCGAAGAAGCACACCAATTTCAGCATCGAGCGCATCCTGCTGAAGCCGGCCGACGGTGGTTCGCCCTCGGCAGCGTCCCACGCGCACCACCCCAGCCCCAGCGATCTGCTCGAGCAGAAGGTAGATCTCACGGTGAAGACGAGCATCAAGATCGTCCAAGCACCGGCGACGTCCCAACAGTCGGGCAACAATAATGTCACCGGTGTCGCTCGGTATCGTACTTCCGCCTGTCCGGCGACGGTGACGAAGAACGTTCCCCGGGCTCTTCCACGCGCCACCGAAACCGGAACAACGCCGCCGATGGTGACCACTCCTCCGCCCGCCTCACCGCTCCTGGTCGGGAGACCGCTGAACCGCGTCCTGGACAATCCCTGGTGCTCCCGGGGTCCGCTCATGTTCGATCCGAAGCTCACCATCACCGGCGGCCCCGTCGGTGGACCCTCCTGTAGTACCAGCGGCCTAAGACACTCCACCGCGAACGTCAGCGCCGGCGGGCCTGAAGACGGGCTCGGCCTGACCACCTCATCGCCCGGTACATCCCCCATCTCGGCCACCTCCGCGGCATCGCTCGTCCGAGCGGAAGTCGAGAGAAAAGTGGTGCTAAGCGCGTACGCTAATAATAGTGTAATTGAACGAAACAGATTATCTATCAATTATCCCTATCCGGTCGGGCTGTTCAATGCGTACGCGTCAGCCGTGGCAGCAGCCACCGTCTCCTCCGTCCACTACACGCAGCATAATCAGCAGCGCCTCTTGGCACAAACGCCATCTCCCGCCGCCCTACTCTCGTCGCCGGCGATCGCCTCGTTACaagtgcagcagcaacagcaccaccaccagcagcatcatTCAGCACGTTCCGCCGGCCTTTCGGCAGCGGCCCTGCTGGCCGGAACTGGCCCCGGACCGCTCGCCACCGCCAGTGCCGCACTCTTCAGCAGCTTCTACCAGCTGCAGCCGAAGAGCGACGAAAACCAGAACAGCATCTTCGAAGCGCACGGAGGTGGCACGAGTGCGGATGAAGCTTCCGACGGTGGCACGACAGAGGCCACCTCCGACGGTGGTAAGGACTCGAAGGCGGACGAACTGATGCTACACACTCACCCActgcaccatcatcaccaccatcaccacctgcACCATCACCACGAGCCGGGAGTGGCCGGTGGAAGCGGTCCGGGCGGGGGGCCACTCTGCTCACTCATGTTCCCGGATTGCTCCTACCAGTGTGCGATCTGCGATAAAATTTTCGGCAATCAGGATACGCTCATG ACGCACGAAAAAAGCCACAAGACGCCCCGCTTCGAGTGTGAGGAGTGTGGCAAAGGATTCTCCCAGTTGCGCAACTACAAATACCACGTCTCGGTCCACCGGGGCACCAAGGAGTTTGCGGCCAAGTGCCCGGAGTGTGGCAAAATGTTCAACGACAAGGGCTACCTCAGCAGTCACCTCAAGATCCACCGCAACAAGAAGGAATATTCGTGCCCGCACTGTCCAAAGTCCTTCAACCAACGCGTGGCGTTCAATATGCACGTCCGTATACATACCG GTGTTAAACCACACAAGTGCAACGAATGtggaaagcgattttcccgGAAAATGCTCCTCAAGCAGCATCTACGGACTCACTCCGGGGAGAAACCTTATCAG TGTTCCGTCTGTGGCAAAAGCTTTGCCGATCGCAGCAACATGACCCTGCACCATCGGCTGCACTCGGGCATCAAGCCGTTCGCGTGTCCCATCTGCCCGAAGGCGTTCACCAAAAAGCATCACCTTAAGACGCACCTCAACTATCACACCGGCTACAAACCGTACAAGTGTCCGCACCCGAACTGTGGCCAAAGCTTCACTCAGTCGAGCAACATGCGTACGCACGCGAAAAAGTGTCAGTTCAAACCGCCCGATTCcgaatttgtttga
- the LOC131288132 gene encoding inhibitor of growth protein 4 isoform X2 — protein sequence MTSALYLEHYLDGLEHLPNELKRNFTLMRDLDSRAQVLMKSIDEKANEFMKSLVNSKENFSDEVKKEKLQAIQDLFNKAKEYGDDKVQLAIQTYELVDKHIRRLDSDLARFEGEIQDKTLNAREKSEENVTKKGRKKVKDGKNAAKKKRTHSSEDEARPAGNGGPSTSGTNSGATNSNGKGKNTKKQKKNAENDDNAQDGGHSTPHPSDVLDMPVDPNEPTYCLCHQVSYGEMIGCDNPDCPIEWFHFACVGLTIKPKGKWFCPKCSQDRKKK from the exons ATGACGTCAGCTTTGTACTTGGAGCATTATCTAGATG GTTTGGAGCATCTACCGAACGAGCTGAAGCGTAACTTCACGCTGATGCGTGATCTGGATTCGCGTGCCCAGGTGCTGATGAAATCCATCGACGAGAAGGCGAACGAGTTTATGAAGTCGCTGGTCAACTCGAAGGAGAACTTTTCGGACGaggtgaagaaggaaaaactgcaAGCCATTCAGGATTTGTTCAACAAAGCGAAAGAGTACGGTGACGACAAGGTGCAGTTGGCGATACAGACGTACGAGCTGGTGGACAAGCACATTCGCCGGTTAGACTCCGATTTAGCACGATTTGAGGGTGAAATTCAAGACAAAACACTCAACGCCAGAGAAAAGTCCGAAGAGAACGTCACCAAGA AGGGTCGCAAAAAGGTTAAGGATGGTAAAAATGCGGCCAAAAAGAAACGTACACATTCGTCGGAAGATGAAGCCAGACCCGCTGGAAACGGAGGACCGTCAACGAGTGGAACAAACAGTGGCGCTACGAATTCGAATGGCAAGGGCAAAAACACGAAGAAGCAGAAG AAGAATGCCGAAAACGACGACAATGCCCAAGACGGTGGTCATTCTACTCCACATCCCAGCGACGTGCTCGACATGCCAGTGGATCCAAACGAGCCCACGTACTGCTTGTGTCACCAGGTGTCCTACGGCGAAATGATTGGCTGCGATAATCCGGAT TGTCCAATCGAGTGGTTCCATTTTGCGTGCGTTGGTCTGACGATAAAACCGAAAGGCAAATGGTTCTGCCCGAAATGTTCACAGGATCGCAAGAAAAAATAA